gCGGACGGCTCCGGCACCTCGaaggcgaggaggaagaagcttGCAGGGCGTGTGACGGGCGTGGCGGCTACCGAAGCGCCAGCGAGCTCACTCGTTGAGTCGGCGGCCGACGCGCACAACGTGTTCGACGATATGCCCCAAAGGTAGAAATTTTTTCCAACTTTTCTTTTCTTGTTATTTTTTGAATGCATTCATATAGATAGCTTATTTGCATTGTTCTATATATTTTGTAGTCTCAACGATGATGCATACATGTCAACTATGGGTGTTGGCTCCAACAATTCGCATTGGTCTCAAACCAATTACATGCACTTTGATGACCGTGAGTTCGAGGTGGACGAGGATGGTGAGGGCATTGTCGACGCACCGAAAGGAAGAGCGGGCAATTACACCAACGCCGAAGACATCTTACTATGCAATACTTGGTTGCAAGTGTCGAGGGATCCATCCGTTGGaggtgatcaaagtagagatgctTATTGGAACCGGATGAAGGAACACTTTGATGTTCGCAACGTGAGTGGAATTGACCACTTCGAGCGATCTCTTCGGTCCCGGTGGTCGACAATCAACAAGGATTGTCAAAAGTGGGCGGCCGCACAAAAGGCGGTTGACAAGTTGAACCCAAGTGGCACCAATGAGGACGATAGAGTAAGTGCCATTTCATCCATGTTCATCATACTTGTTGTTGGTGTTTGAAGTGCTAACTTGTTTTGTTTTCATGTAGTTCAACATTGCACAAAACTTGTTCAAAGGAGAGGAGAAGAGGACCAAGAAGGGGAAGATCAAGAAAGGAAGACCATTTACCTTGGCTCATTGCTATGACGTGTTGAAGGATGATGAGAAATGGAAGAAGCGTGATGATTTGATGATTTGGATTTGAGCAACAAACGCAAGCGAACAATTGAGTTGGATGAtaatgatgaggaggaggatgcatCAAGTGATGACGGCAAGAGAAGCCCCACACCCAACTCGGTTTCATACTCGAAGCCAAAACGACCGGATGGGTGCAAGAAAGacgcaaaagaaaagaaaaagaggaaAGGAGATGATGAGCTCAAAAATGCTATGGAAGCTATTGTGAAGGCAAGAAAAGAAGCCAACGAGGTGAGGAAAATGGCAAGGAACCAAGATGCCGCGGCCGAGGAGAGGAGGTTggcggccgaggagaggagggtggcggccgaggagaggaggGTGGCGGCCGAGGAGAGGAAGGTGCCTTTGGAGGAGAGGAAGGTGAGCAATGAGGAGCGGACTAGATTGTTGGAATGGGCACTTGTTCTTCTTGGACACATCTATCCTCAATGAGGCGCAAAAGGAGTATGTCAATCTTGCCCGTGAAGAAGTCTTGATCCAAAAAAGAGCCATGATTCGCGCAATGGGTGGCGGTGGCCTTGGCGCCATGGGTGGCGGTGGCCTTGGCGCCATGGGAGGCATGGGTGGCTTCGGAGCTACCGTGGGCGGCTTAGGTGCCATGGGTGGCTTTGGAGATATCATGGAGACCATGGGAGGCATGGGTGGTTTTGGAGCACCCCTCGGCGCCATGGCCGCCATGGGAGGCATGAGTTTTGCTTCTCTCATGGGAGGCATGGGTGCACCTCCGGCCGCCATGGGCGGAATGTCTTCCGGTGTGCCTCACACACCTTCCCATGAAAATGCCGTTGAAGATCTTGCCAACACCGTCCGAGCTTCACGTGATGCGGTGCGCGAcaatgatgaggaggaggaggaagaatcaTCTTCAGAGGAGGAAGAATCGTCTTCGGAAGATGAGcacgaagacgacgacgaggctTGATGTGTCTTTCGTTTGTGTCATGAACTTGGTTTGCACTTTGAACTTAGTTGGATGAACTTGTGGGCATGATTTTGAACTTGTGGGCATGAACTTTTATTCATCAACTTGTTTGTGTGAAATTTATATGCCATGTTCATTGCATTTTGAATGTTTGAAATCCATTTTATGTCCAAAATGCAATATATGGAAATGCCCCGGCGAGTCGCGCGCGCTGCATTTTTTGCGCGCTGCTGGAGCGACGCGTGCGCTGCATTTTAGCGCGGCTGTTGAAGCCAGCTGCCGGCCGCGCCAAACCAGGCGAAGGACGCGCGGCAAAGTAGTTTTTAGCGTGCGGCTTGTtgggcggctgttggagatgctttTAGATGCAAAAAATTTCATCTGGCTGGATTTTGAGGGGAGGTTAAGGGATAAGACCGGGGCGTGTCATTCGCTCAGATTGTCATGGGGAACAAACATTCAGTGTCATACGCTCAAAAAGATGCATTGAAGCGAATAGGGATTGACATATGTGTCAGTGATTTGCACACAAGAATTAGACGTACCAAAGAGCGTTCTCTAGGATCTgctcccccctcctccctcgcGTCGCCCCGCAGGGGCGACTCGGGGGCGATCCAGATCCCGTTCGTCGCCACCCCCCTTCCTCCGCTTCTCCCCTTGCCGCCGCCGGAGGCAGCCGTCGGCAACCACGTGCGGACGCCGATGAGGGTGGCGGCGAGGTCTTCGGTCGCGTTTCCTCCCTGGGAACGGACCTAGGGTTCCaggcggcggccttggtggcgtgGGCGGCGCCGTCCCGACGGCGGGCGGCGGACGCCGGAGTTGGGGCCGCCTCCCCTCGGCTGCgtgggcggcgaggcggcggtggaCTGGGGCGTCGTGCGTTGGGGCCCCCGCgtccctcttcaccagatctgaAGACGGTGTCCCGTCGCTTGCAGCAGCCTCCTCTATGTTAGGTTCGACCCGATCTGGTTGTTGGCTGCGTGGATGTGGAGTGGGGTGCTCTGGATCGGGGTAACCCCTtggcctccggcggcggcggcggccacctCGTCGTCTCCTTCCTGAAGGCGGCGTTGAGGTtcacctccccctcctccccttcccctGCACCCGGGTGAAAGCCCACAACTTTGgtttgggcggcggcggcgccatggcagcgTCGTTACCTTTTTGAACGCGCCGTTTTGGGTCTGTGGGGGGGCGGGCAGGCTGTTGTGAGCTTCGGGAGCTCCCGGTGGCGGCGGCTTCTCCTTCTGGTGGTGACTCTTCGCCATGGATGACCAGTTCCCTCCTATGGCCATCGTGCTCTCCCCCATGTGGTTCTGTCTGCCCGGCGGATAAACGCCCACGGCCTGGGCTAGAGGGGATAGTGGTCCCTCTTCGGCGACATGGACGCGACGGTGGCTGAGTTGGTGGCCTTGGCGAGCTCTGGTTCCTCCTAGTGGCTGTGTTGCTCAAATCAGTGCCGTGTCTTCTTGGGACGCCTATGGTCCTTGCCTTGCATCAACAACATGCTTCAATTGTGGGCTGCTGCTTGTGTTCGATGTGCTTGCTGGAGTGGTCGCGCCCTTTGCCTTCGGTCGGCCTGACATCTATGGCGAGCTTGCTCTCGGGGAGCAGTTTCTCCTTGTCGACGCCGCAGCATCACTCAAGCCTGTGCGTGAAGAGTTGGCCCTCGTCTGTTGGTGGTGGCTTTCAATCTTGTTGGCTTCAGGTGCAGAACGATCTCTTCCGGTGGCGCGATTCCCCTCAAGAACTTAGATCTTCAAGTTGTAGCCTTTTCTTTTATCGTTGCGCTTGTGCTTTCCTTTAGCTCCTTGTATCGGCCGCTGTAGGGTTGCATCCCTGTCTTATTTTCTTTCCTTGTTGCTGGGTCTGTTTCCGCTGTAATCCTGGCCGGTTGAtagctttgttaattcaaagccgggctATGCTCGAGCCCTTCTCGGGCTCGGATTGTGTCTTTCCCTAAAAAAAGAGCGTTCTCTAGAAAAACCATTCGGAGGAAGCGTCAACTCAATAGTTTTCCGAACAAACTCTACTATATCAATCTTCCTAGGGGTTAAAGGCCTCCCATTCCACCGAGGACATTGGTTTTTTGATTGGGTTCCTAATTTTGACTTGGTCAATAATTTTTCTAGACGCTCTCTCATCCAAATGAGATGTTTAATTTTAAATTTAGTTTATGATTTGGACCAGCCAATGATTTCTCAAATCAATCGGTAACAACATGCTTATAAAAATATATTAGTCTCATGGACGCTCTCTGTAGCATCAATATGATTTTGGATTGAGTTCCCAATTTTGTTTTGGTCAACAATTTCTCAATAAGCCCCCTCATTCAagtgaggtgttcaattttgaatttgattCATGAATTTGATTGTCAATGATTTCTCAAATCAATTCATAACAACCAGCTTATGAAAATAAATCAGTCTCGCATCAACATGTGACACTATAGCACCAATATATATAATATTATCATCGCTACAAGAAACTTTCTTGCATATGTATGGGTTAATTTGCAAATAACACATAATTATACACCAGAGAGAGACCATCAAAATACTTCATTATAAACAAAAAACACTTCGGTTGTAAAAAAAACACTTCATCATCTCCACACACCAAACCAAAGAATTTTATTTATgaattacatatatatatatatatatatctatatatatatatatatatatatatatttcatcACTACAAGAAACTTTCATGCATATGTGTGGGTTAATTTGCAAATAACACATAATTATACCCCAGTAAGAGACCATCAAATACTTcatctataccaatataaaaagactCAAATGGGCAGATTCAAACCATCTTGACCGTCAAATCATGTTATCTAGCGGTTCAAATCGCTCCAATGTTGAGCACCAAACACGTTTAACGCTCTAGTTACCCACCACTGCCATTGGTTATAAACACGTTTTGACTCAACGCTATCCCTTGAAATCTGCCATGTAATTAATATCCTACCATTCCCGCGAAAAAGTAATTAAAATCTTACCAAATACCAACGTGCAACAGATATATCTTACCTAATATAACATGCAACTAATATCCTACCTAATAATGCACGTACATTATTACTATTTATAAACAAAAAACACTTCATCATCTCCACACGCCAAACCAAAGACTTTTATTTATGAATTCTCAACAACACCAACCGTGCAGCGAAGCGCGCCCAATCCTTCTAGTTTACACCAAACCCAATCAATGCTGATATGATTCTTGAGCCCCAGTGTGGGCCAAGAACAGAGTCCAGTGAATCAATATTATTTTCACAGTTCAGATCTCATGAAACCACTTTTGCTTAGTTGGGCTTACACCAATTGGACAAAACCATGATTCAAAACCTTGGATAGTATCTCAATTTGGTAGAACCAGGGATCCTAACGGACCTGCTCCGTAGGTTGTAGGGGAAGGATGGAGCGGGGCGAGGCGATGAGCAAGTGCGCCGGCGGCTGGGCGCCGTCGCGTAGTAggaagatggcggcggcggctagggttgtaGGCGGCTAGGGTTTCCGGCTCCTCTGGGAGCCGGGCAATAGGGATAATAATATTCTTATTGCTTAATTTCAAAAAGAGTCTTACAACCTATATTTATAACCTAGATAACTTGCATAAgaattaacctaagataacttgtGGGCCAAGCCCCTAACTACTGCCCGGTGGGCCTCCTCCGGTTATAAGCTAAACCGGTCATAACACTTCTCCCCGCCTGCACAAACAGCTCTTCCTCGAGCTGTAAGGTGGGGAAGTGCTTGCTGAAATCCTCGAGGTGATCAACCAGCGTCAAACACCTTCTTGACAGCTGGGGCGGCCAGGTCGGCAGCGACGGCGTCCTCCGGAATGTAGTCTGCAACCTCCAAGTAGAAGAGTCGCGGGCAGGCGTGGCCGGGCGTGTAGGGCTCGTCGCAGTTGAAGCACAACCATTGGCGGCGACGCTCGAGTAGCTTGGCTGAGGTGAGCCGGTGGAACGGGCGCGTCGCGGTCGCGACAAGGGGTGCCGCGGAAGCCTGCGCAGGCCGACCTGCGCGGAATCCGGCGAGGGTAGCGACCCAGTGGCCCGGGACGGTGATTCTTGCTGGATGGCCACCGCGCGGCGCTCGAACGCGCGGGCGTAGTACATGGCCGTCTGGAGATCCTGGGGTCCCCTAAGCTCCACGTCCACGCGGATGTGATCCGGAAGTCCACCGACGAAGAGGTTGGCCCGCTGCTGCGCCGTCACGCCCGACGCATGGCACGCCAGGGCCTGGAAACGGCCGGCGAAGTCCTGCACCATGGAGGTGAAAGGAAGGCGGCCGAGCTCCGCCAGTCGGCTCCCGCACACCAGAGGCCCAAAGCGAAGGAGGTAGAGCTCGCGGAAGCGCTCCCAAGGGGGCATGGCgccctcgtcctgctcgagggCGTAATACCAGGTCTGTGCCGCGCCGCGGAGGTGGTACGAGGCGAGCCAGGTACGCTCCGATGCGAGGGTGCGCTGCCCGCGAAAGAACTGGTCGCACTGGTTGAGGCAGTTGAGGGGGTCCTCCGTGCCGTCATAGGTGGCGAAGTCGATCTTGGCGAACCGCGGCGGTGTCTGGGTCGGAGCGCCGTGTCGAGCTAGCTCAGAGGTGCGGAGCAGCGAGGCGGGTGGCGCCTGGTCGGAGTACTCCGGGTAGGGACCGACGGAACCGGATGGCCCAACGAACTGCGAGAACGGAGTCGGCTGTTCGGGGGCTATGGTGTAGACCGGCGATGGCGAAGACCCAGCCGCCCACGCTGGAAGTGGCGACGGGGAGGGCGGGAACCGGACCTGATGGATCGGGAGGCCGGTCGGCGAGGGTGCCCCCGAGCTGGGCAGGGGCGGCGCCGGTGGTTGCAGCGGCAGTAGCGGGGGCTGGACGGGGGCAGCGGCTGCCGGGGACGGCAACGGCTGCAGGTGCCAGAGggacgtcgtcgatggtggcggcGGCAGATGCCATAGGCTCGCAGCGGCTGGTGGTGGCCCGCTGGAGTTCCCCGTCTGGAACGGCAACAGcgggggcccgccgcctgcgggtgCGCCCGGGAACAGCCACGGCGCAGGGTGGCCGTAGGTGGCGATCGGCGCAGCCGGCGGAAGGCCGTACGCTCCTGCCATGTACTGGTGGTACTGGTTCATGTGGAGCCCTTGGACGGCCGTCCCAAGCTGCTGCTGCGTGCTGGTCATCTGTTCCGGCGTGAAGACGGCGGATGGTGGCGGCGTGGAAGTGATGGGGGCCGGCGGTGGTGAGGAGCCCGCGGCGGTGACCGGGCCCGACAGCGTGGGGGCCCTGGCGGTGATCATCGGGGTGGACGTCATCGGGGCGGTGGTCATCGGCGCGAGGTGACGATGGGCAGCGGCGGTGATGACGTTGAAGAAGACATGATCAAACCCAAGCCTCTGGATACCAAATTGGTAGAACCAGGGATCCTACCGGACCTGCTCCATAGGTTGTAGAGGAAGGATGGAGCGGGGCAAGGCGATGAGCAGGCGCGCCGGCGGCTGGGCGCCGTCGCGTAGTAggaagatggcggcggcggctagggttgtaGGCTCCTCTGGGAGCCAGGCAATAGGGATAATAATATTCTTATTGCTTAATTTTAAAAAAAGTCTTACAACCTATATTTATAACCTAGATAACTTGCATAAgaattaacctaagataacttATGAGCCAAGCCGCTAACTATTGACCGGTGGACCTCCACCGATTATAAGCTAAACCGGTCATAACACAATTAGTACTGCTTAAAATAATGACAATTTTGGGAGAACATAGCAATAGAATTACACATGGCTCTTTATTATTCTTTCCGAGACTCAGGAAGAAAGAGCAGTATGAGGAACTACACAACAAAGAATATGAAAAGTGAAAGTGACAGAGCGACTAACAGAGCAAACTGCACATCACTCAGCAGTTTCAGCGACTCAAAATGGAAAGGATAAATATATGAAATGACATTAAGAAACTTAGCACTGACTACCATACAACAAGACCAGTGTAGAGCGTCGCTTCAATGTCTAATGCTTCTTCCCACTTCCCAGGAGCAACATGATCCCGTCTTGACGAACTTGAGAGGCGGCAGACCAAGAGAATGCCATGCTCTTAGGCAGATGCCTTGTCGAACTTGAGGGGCTTCACCACCTCCCAGGTGAAGTCGGCATCATCACGGCCAAAGTGACCGTAAGCAGCGGTCTTGATGAACCTGTTTCCACCTTTCTTCAAGTCCAGGTTGATGCTGATCATCCCGGGCCTGAAGTCAAAGTTCTCCTTCACGAGCTTGAGGATCTCCCTGTCGGGGATCTTGCCGGTGCCGTAGGAGTCGACGAACACAGACAAAGGCTCAGGCACACCGATGGCGTATGAGATCTGCACAATGCAGCGGCGTGCGAGGCCGCTGGCGATGATGCTCTTGGCGGCCTGCCTGGCAATGTAGGCGCCACTGCGGTCGACCTTGGTTGGGTCCTTGCCAGAGAAGGCACCGCCGCCGTGGGCTCCCCAGCCACCATAGGTGTCGATGATGATCTTGCGGCCGGTGAGACCGGCGTCACCATGGGGGCCGCCGATGACGAAGCGGCCAGACGGGTTCAGGTGGAAGATGGTGTTCTCATCGAGGTACTTTGCGGGGATCACCGGCTTGATGACATGCTCCTTGAGGTCCGCAGCAATCTCGTCGTTGGTGACGGTCTCGTCGTGCTGGGTGGAGATGAGGACGGTGTGCACACGAACAGGTACCATGGCACCATCCTCGTTTAGGTACTCGACTGTGACCTGGGTCTTTCCGTCAGGCCTGACCCAGGCGCAGGTGCCATTCTTGCGGACCTCGGTGAGGCGAGCTCCGAGCTTGGTGGCAAGCACGTGGCTGAGGGGCATCAGCTCAGGGGTCTCGTCGGTGGCATAGCCGAACATGATGCCCTGGTCACCGGCGCCAACCTCTTCAGGACGCTTGGTGAAGTGTCCGTGAACACCCTGGGCAATGTCAGGGGACTGCTGCTCGATGTTGACGAGCACCTTGCAACGGTCGGCGTCGAGACCAACGTCATCAGAGATGAAACCGATGTTGCGGCAGGTGTCGCGCACGATCTTCTCATAGTCGACGGTGGCCTTGGTGGTGATCTCGCCCAAGACCATGACCATGTTGGTCTTGGTGACGGTCTCGCAGGCGACCTTGCTGTCGGCATCCTGGGCCAAGCAGGCATCCAAGACGGCGTCGGAGACCTGGTCACAGAGCTTGTCGGGATGGCCCTCGTTCACAGACTCGGACGTGAAGAGGAACGTCTCGGCCGCCATTTCTTTAGTGCTAGCGGTGCTCTGCAAATAGAAGAAATTCCGACGATTAGAATGAAACTCCAACGAGAAATTACTCCGTGTATTTTTTCATTAGTCAGAAAAGGCAACTAAAATCACGGTATTGTCCCAAGTACAGAGAATATGGACGCTCTCATGACCAATATACAGCACACGCCTCACAGCCTGGAAATAAGCCAGAGCAGCAAAAAAAAAACACCCCAAAacaagaaaaataacaaatatgTCCCTGAgggggttgactggtcaaccatcCTGCATCTGCCGCCGTCTAAGCCGCCATCGGAGGAAGGAGCGGCGAGAGCTTCGGGCCGAAGACCCGCCGCCCGCGGCGGGACACATCTCACTGTAGCACATCGAAGTGCCCGGTCGACCACGTCGAGGAGAAACACCGGAGCCGCCTGCCGACGACTAATCAAACCTGCGCCAGAACAGAAGCCGCCACCGCCGTCTCCATCAGAAGCAGCACCAGCCGGCGACTCCCCGTACACATCCACCCGGCCACACAGGAGCCCAAGAGCCAACAACCGCCGTGAGGACCACGCAGCCGGAGGAACAAAAGATCAATAGCGAAGTCGACTACGCCCGGAACCGGATACACAAAGCTCGCCGCTCCGACGAGGAGCCGCAGCACACTTATTGGACGTAGCGCCGCCGGCTGGACAGCGAGACCCACACACCTAATCCTACTCTCTACACACCGGCGCAGAGGACCCAGGGTTCCTCCCACCGTCGCCGGAGGGACAAGCGGAGGAGAGATGACCCCCCGCCTCGCCGTCGGCGAACGAGGAAGACGCGGTCCCCCCCTTTCGCCTCTCTTGGGGACTGCCGCCGATGACAGACTAATATTCTCCATGTTCAGGACGTGCTACTGCCAACTCATAACTACTAACTAGCATGTTCTTCGCATCACGATAAATCTAGTACTGTACTAGTAATTACGCCACCCACGTATgatgaagaaaaatgatgaattAAACATGGAAGATCGAAACATGAACAGGGCGTGGGGCGGGGAGGCTAACCTTGCGCTGCTTCTACTGCTCGATCGGGAGGCCGATGAACCGAGGGAGGGAAGAGGCGGAATGTATGCACGGCGTTGTACCAAGATCCCGGCTGCGCCTTATATAGCGGCGGGGGCCGCTGCAAGGTCGTGCGTGTGGCTGGTGGGAGCGTCGGACTGCACAACCTGTGCTGCGGTCGTTGGTGAAGCACTTCACCTCACCAACCCCATTATTTGGCGGTGGGTCAGATCACCTACCACCCGATTTATTTTCTTCTCCACTTGCctaagtttttttttttgagggatcTCCACTTGCCTAACTGAGCTGCGTAATAATCTCCACTTGCTCAAGTGAGCTGCATAATAATCTACACACCATGCGGTAGGCGTGGTGGTCAATTTCACGTTGCTTTGCCGGAGGCATGGATAGCGCAGCCCATGATCGGATACTATCAAAGGTGCGTTTGGTTGCAGCGGTGGGCAGTGCGCTCTGGGtcaaagaaaaaaaatatgttttgactataagggcatctccaatgacAACCTGCAAACTTTCCCTGCATCCGTCCGCGGATACGGGTGCAGAAGGCGGCCATCGAATAATACTCGCATATATTTCAACTAGTCTTTGAATCAACCGGATGAAATACATGTAAACACAGCGGATTTCATATAAACCGGACGAAAACATTTTCACTTTAGACATATTTTAACTAAAATGGTAAAAATATGTGCACGTACGGTCGCACGAAGCTTCATTCTCACGACACGAATACACTACACTACTCTATGGCCGTCCCGGTTGTTCCCTTTGTCTTCCCCATGTCCGGCAGCCCGCTCATCgaactgccgggagccccggaggcaTTGGCGGAGCCACCTCCCGGCTAGCCGGGGCAGCTGCCCGGGCTATGCCATGCATTCTCCTTTGACCACTAGCAGTTAATGGAGAGCCAAGCATCATTTTGCAGGGGCAAACAACCAGCAGGCAGGAGCGTCGTGTACTTTGCCCCGGCTCACCGGCTGAGTTGGCTCCGCCACTGCCGGAGGTATATTCTTCGCGCGTATCTTCTCTATGTCCGGCTGTGCCGCTCATCGGGATGGCAAAGGGAGGGATCTCCACTTGCCTAAGTGAGCTGCGTAATAATCTCCACTTGCCAAAGTGAGCTGCGTAATACTCCctcgtccggaaatacttgtcggagaaatggataAAATAGTTGTTTCTAGAACTTAAACACGTCTAAATACATTCATCTCTgcgacaagtattttcggacggagggagtaatctaCACACCATGCGGTAGGCGTGGTGGTCAATTTAACCTTGCTTTGGTGGAGGCATGGATAGCGCAGCCCAGGATACGATCGGGTACTATGGAGTTGCGTTTGGTTGCAGCGATGGGCAGAGCGGCAGAGATGGTCTGGGTCAAAGAAAAAAAGTTTTGATTATAAGGGCATCTTCAACGGCGACCTGCAAACTTTCCCTGCATCCGTCCACGGACAGGAGACCTGTCCGCGGATACGCGTGCAGAAGGCGGCCATTGAACAATGCCTACATATATTTCAACTACTCTTTGAATCAATCGGATGAA
The sequence above is a segment of the Aegilops tauschii subsp. strangulata cultivar AL8/78 chromosome 6, Aet v6.0, whole genome shotgun sequence genome. Coding sequences within it:
- the LOC109764583 gene encoding S-adenosylmethionine synthase 3 produces the protein MAAETFLFTSESVNEGHPDKLCDQVSDAVLDACLAQDADSKVACETVTKTNMVMVLGEITTKATVDYEKIVRDTCRNIGFISDDVGLDADRCKVLVNIEQQSPDIAQGVHGHFTKRPEEVGAGDQGIMFGYATDETPELMPLSHVLATKLGARLTEVRKNGTCAWVRPDGKTQVTVEYLNEDGAMVPVRVHTVLISTQHDETVTNDEIAADLKEHVIKPVIPAKYLDENTIFHLNPSGRFVIGGPHGDAGLTGRKIIIDTYGGWGAHGGGAFSGKDPTKVDRSGAYIARQAAKSIIASGLARRCIVQISYAIGVPEPLSVFVDSYGTGKIPDREILKLVKENFDFRPGMISINLDLKKGGNRFIKTAAYGHFGRDDADFTWEVVKPLKFDKASA